One window of Acipenser ruthenus chromosome 45, fAciRut3.2 maternal haplotype, whole genome shotgun sequence genomic DNA carries:
- the LOC117401134 gene encoding inactive dipeptidyl peptidase 10 isoform X2 yields the protein MMIATTQQNMTREPDLGVSSRPPRNWKGICIAVVVIVVVMSLVILSIILLTPESRLSLQSRFSLEDLAREDFKVHDPAVAWVSESEVTLRTREGHVIKRNVKTNESTTLVENSTFLTLKASRFQVSPDLRFVLLAYNVQPMHSQSFSASYAIYSVDTREISELNPPEVKRSVLQFASWGPHGNQLVYVFENNIYYQPDASSSAQRLVSTGKEGVLLNGVSDWLYEEEVLQSYAAHWWSGDGARLAYLTINNSATPNMEIPHFLGGAYPSSSRYPYPKAGQPIPTVRLFVVNLYGLAHTLELIPPDSFRTREYYLSMVKWISSTSLAVRWLTRPQSQSALTICEATTGACLEKHKMTSDAWITKQQEEPLFSQDGSTFFLTLAVKQGARGEFQHIALLSTQAAAPMTPSRFLTSGNWDVTSLCALDERRGKIYFLSTENSPRSRHLYSVDVAGVFRRACVTCDLIADCTFFRAQFSPNMTSFTLHCGGPGVPKVSVHQTDDPSNYFILEDNEALEEALRRKRLPETEFQTIPADSYDLQLKLSLPVGYKDRVHPLLLVVDGTPGSQSVTEQFTLDWASVLSSSLGAVLARLDGRGSGNQGQKLQQAVRQKLGSAEVKDHLRAVEWLIQQPYIDHTRIALYGKAYGGYLTLKMLAATDGQFKCAAAFAPITDFSLYDAAFSERYLGLPSKEDGLYAAASLLEEAHRLRDERFLLIHGTADASVHFQHTAELLHRLVTVDSNYTLQIHPDEGHALQSDQSRQHLIRTLVRYFLGCLQNPRRRSSERQEDEY from the exons ATGATGATCGCCACCACTCAGCAAAACATGACCAGGGAGCCG GACCTGGGGGTCTCGAGCCGTCCGCCGCGGAACTGGAAGGGTATTTGCATCGCTGTGGTGGTCATCGTGGTGGTCATGTCCCTCGTCATCCTCTCCATCATCCTGCTCACCCCCG AGTCTCGCCTCTCTCTGCAATCCCGATTCTCCCTGGAGGACCTGGCGAGGGAGGATTTCAAAGTTCACGACCCCGCCGTGGCCTGGGTCAGCG AGTCCGAGGTCACACTGCGCACCAGGGAGGGTCATGTGATCAAACGCAACGTGAAAACCAACGAAAGCACAACGCTGGTGGAGAACAGCACCTtt CTCACGCTGAAGGCCTCGCGGTTTCAAGTTTCTCCAGACCTGCGCTTCGTCCTGCTGGCCTACAACGTGCAGCCG ATGCACTCCCAGTCTTTCTCAGCCTCCTATGCCATCTACAGCGTGGATACCAG GGAGATCTCGGAGCTCAACCCCCCCGAAGTGAAGCGATCCGTCCTGCAGTTCGCATCCTGGGGACCTCACGGCAACCAGCTG GTGTATGTCTTTGAGAACAATATCTACTACCAGCCCGATGCGTCCAGCAGCGCCCAGCGCCTCGTCTCCACCGGCAAGGAAGGGGTTCTTCTCAACGGGGTCTCCGACTGGCTGTACGAAG AGGAGGTGCTCCAATCATACGCAGCGCACTGGTGGTCAGGTGACGGGGCGCGGCTGGCCTATCTGACCATAAACAACTCGGCCACGCCCAACATGGAAATACCTCACTTCCTGGGCGGAGCCTACCCTTCCAGCAGCCGCTACCCCTACCCCAAA GCAGGCCAGCCCATCCCCACAGTCAGGCTCTTCGTGGTGAACCTGTACGGATTGGCGCACACACTGGAGCTCATCCCTCCAGACTCCTTCAGGACCAG AGAGTACTACCTTTCTATGGTGAAGTGGATCAGCAGCACCAGTCTGGCAGTGCGATGGTTAACCCGTCCCCAGAGCCAATCAGCGCTCACCATCTGCGAGGCCACCACGGGGGCATGCCTGGAG AAACACAAAATGACCTCAGATGCCTGGATCACTAAACAG CAGGAGGAGCCCTTGTTCTCCCAGGACGGCTCCACGTTCTTTCTGACTCTCGCGGTGAAGCAGGGAGCCAGGGGGGAGTTCCAGCACATCGCCCTGCTCAGCACCCAG gCTGCAGCCCCCATGACCCCCTCTCGCTTCTTGACGTCTGGAAACTGGGACGTGACGTCCCTCTGCGCGCTTGACGAGCGGCGCGGAAAAAT CTACTTCCTGAGTACAGAGAACTCTCCACGGAGCCGACACCTGTACAG CGTGGACGTAGCTGGGGTGTTCCGGAGGGCCTGTGTGACCTGTGACCTCATCGCTGACTGCACATTCTTCAGAGCGCAGTTCAGCCCCAACATGACCAGCTTCACGCTGCACTGCGGAG GACCGGGGGTCCCCAAGGTCTCCGTGCACCAGACTGACGACCCCAGCA ATTACTTCATCCTGGAAGACAATGAGGCCCTGGAGGAGGCACTGAGGAGGAAGAGGCTTCCAGAGACGGAGTTCCAGACCATCCCCGCGGACAgctacg ATCTGCAGCTGAAGCTGTCCCTGCCAGTGGGGTACAAGGACCGAGTGCACCCCCTCCTCCTCGTTGT TGACGGCACTCCGGGGAGTCAATCCGTGACGGAACAGTTCACGCTGGACTGGGCCTCGGTTCTGTCCAGCTCTCTCGGGGCGGTTCTGGCCCGGCTGGATGGCAGGGGAAGCGGGAACCAGGGCCAGAAGCTGCAGCAGGCGGTCCGGCAGAAACTGGGATCGGCCGAGGTCAAGGACCACCTGAGAGCAGTGGA GTGGTTGATACAGCAGCCTTACATCGACCACACAAGGATTGCTCTGTATGGGAAG gcgTACGGTGGATATTTAACTCTTAAGATGCTGGCAGCGACAGATGGTCAGTTTAAATGTGCGGCTGCGTTCGCTCCTATCACTGACTTCAGTCTCTACG ACGCAGCGTTTTCTGAGCGCTATCTCGGCCTGCCTTCCAAGGAAGACGGTTTGTACGCA GCTGCCTCGCTGCTAGAGGAGGCTCACAGACTGAGAGACGAGCGTTTCCTTCTGATCCACGGCACTGCAGACG CCAGTGTTCATTTCCAGCACACTGCAGAGCTCCTCCACAGGCTGGTCACGGTGGACTCCAATTACACACTACAG atCCACCCCGACGAGGGTCACGCGCTCCAATCGGACCAGAGCCGGCAGCACCTGATCAGAACCCTGGTCCGATACTTCCTGGGCTGCCTGCAGAACCCGCGGAGGAGATCTTCAGAGCGACAAGAGGACGAGTACTGA
- the LOC117401134 gene encoding inactive dipeptidyl peptidase 10 isoform X3: MMIATTQQNMTREPDLGVSSRPPRNWKGICIAVVVIVVVMSLVILSIILLTPEESRLSLQSRFSLEDLAREDFKVHDPAVAWVSESEVTLRTREGHVIKRNVKTNESTTLVENSTFLTLKASRFQVSPDLRFVLLAYNVQPMHSQSFSASYAIYSVDTREISELNPPEVKRSVLQFASWGPHGNQLVYVFENNIYYQPDASSSAQRLVSTGKEGVLLNGVSDWLYEEEVLQSYAAHWWSGDGARLAYLTINNSATPNMEIPHFLGGAYPSSSRYPYPKAGQPIPTVRLFVVNLYGLAHTLELIPPDSFRTREYYLSMVKWISSTSLAVRWLTRPQSQSALTICEATTGACLEKHKMTSDAWITKQEEPLFSQDGSTFFLTLAVKQGARGEFQHIALLSTQAAAPMTPSRFLTSGNWDVTSLCALDERRGKIYFLSTENSPRSRHLYSVDVAGVFRRACVTCDLIADCTFFRAQFSPNMTSFTLHCGGPGVPKVSVHQTDDPSNYFILEDNEALEEALRRKRLPETEFQTIPADSYDLQLKLSLPVGYKDRVHPLLLVVDGTPGSQSVTEQFTLDWASVLSSSLGAVLARLDGRGSGNQGQKLQQAVRQKLGSAEVKDHLRAVEWLIQQPYIDHTRIALYGKAYGGYLTLKMLAATDGQFKCAAAFAPITDFSLYDAAFSERYLGLPSKEDGLYAAASLLEEAHRLRDERFLLIHGTADASVHFQHTAELLHRLVTVDSNYTLQIHPDEGHALQSDQSRQHLIRTLVRYFLGCLQNPRRRSSERQEDEY; the protein is encoded by the exons ATGATGATCGCCACCACTCAGCAAAACATGACCAGGGAGCCG GACCTGGGGGTCTCGAGCCGTCCGCCGCGGAACTGGAAGGGTATTTGCATCGCTGTGGTGGTCATCGTGGTGGTCATGTCCCTCGTCATCCTCTCCATCATCCTGCTCACCCCCG AAGAGTCTCGCCTCTCTCTGCAATCCCGATTCTCCCTGGAGGACCTGGCGAGGGAGGATTTCAAAGTTCACGACCCCGCCGTGGCCTGGGTCAGCG AGTCCGAGGTCACACTGCGCACCAGGGAGGGTCATGTGATCAAACGCAACGTGAAAACCAACGAAAGCACAACGCTGGTGGAGAACAGCACCTtt CTCACGCTGAAGGCCTCGCGGTTTCAAGTTTCTCCAGACCTGCGCTTCGTCCTGCTGGCCTACAACGTGCAGCCG ATGCACTCCCAGTCTTTCTCAGCCTCCTATGCCATCTACAGCGTGGATACCAG GGAGATCTCGGAGCTCAACCCCCCCGAAGTGAAGCGATCCGTCCTGCAGTTCGCATCCTGGGGACCTCACGGCAACCAGCTG GTGTATGTCTTTGAGAACAATATCTACTACCAGCCCGATGCGTCCAGCAGCGCCCAGCGCCTCGTCTCCACCGGCAAGGAAGGGGTTCTTCTCAACGGGGTCTCCGACTGGCTGTACGAAG AGGAGGTGCTCCAATCATACGCAGCGCACTGGTGGTCAGGTGACGGGGCGCGGCTGGCCTATCTGACCATAAACAACTCGGCCACGCCCAACATGGAAATACCTCACTTCCTGGGCGGAGCCTACCCTTCCAGCAGCCGCTACCCCTACCCCAAA GCAGGCCAGCCCATCCCCACAGTCAGGCTCTTCGTGGTGAACCTGTACGGATTGGCGCACACACTGGAGCTCATCCCTCCAGACTCCTTCAGGACCAG AGAGTACTACCTTTCTATGGTGAAGTGGATCAGCAGCACCAGTCTGGCAGTGCGATGGTTAACCCGTCCCCAGAGCCAATCAGCGCTCACCATCTGCGAGGCCACCACGGGGGCATGCCTGGAG AAACACAAAATGACCTCAGATGCCTGGATCACTAAACAG GAGGAGCCCTTGTTCTCCCAGGACGGCTCCACGTTCTTTCTGACTCTCGCGGTGAAGCAGGGAGCCAGGGGGGAGTTCCAGCACATCGCCCTGCTCAGCACCCAG gCTGCAGCCCCCATGACCCCCTCTCGCTTCTTGACGTCTGGAAACTGGGACGTGACGTCCCTCTGCGCGCTTGACGAGCGGCGCGGAAAAAT CTACTTCCTGAGTACAGAGAACTCTCCACGGAGCCGACACCTGTACAG CGTGGACGTAGCTGGGGTGTTCCGGAGGGCCTGTGTGACCTGTGACCTCATCGCTGACTGCACATTCTTCAGAGCGCAGTTCAGCCCCAACATGACCAGCTTCACGCTGCACTGCGGAG GACCGGGGGTCCCCAAGGTCTCCGTGCACCAGACTGACGACCCCAGCA ATTACTTCATCCTGGAAGACAATGAGGCCCTGGAGGAGGCACTGAGGAGGAAGAGGCTTCCAGAGACGGAGTTCCAGACCATCCCCGCGGACAgctacg ATCTGCAGCTGAAGCTGTCCCTGCCAGTGGGGTACAAGGACCGAGTGCACCCCCTCCTCCTCGTTGT TGACGGCACTCCGGGGAGTCAATCCGTGACGGAACAGTTCACGCTGGACTGGGCCTCGGTTCTGTCCAGCTCTCTCGGGGCGGTTCTGGCCCGGCTGGATGGCAGGGGAAGCGGGAACCAGGGCCAGAAGCTGCAGCAGGCGGTCCGGCAGAAACTGGGATCGGCCGAGGTCAAGGACCACCTGAGAGCAGTGGA GTGGTTGATACAGCAGCCTTACATCGACCACACAAGGATTGCTCTGTATGGGAAG gcgTACGGTGGATATTTAACTCTTAAGATGCTGGCAGCGACAGATGGTCAGTTTAAATGTGCGGCTGCGTTCGCTCCTATCACTGACTTCAGTCTCTACG ACGCAGCGTTTTCTGAGCGCTATCTCGGCCTGCCTTCCAAGGAAGACGGTTTGTACGCA GCTGCCTCGCTGCTAGAGGAGGCTCACAGACTGAGAGACGAGCGTTTCCTTCTGATCCACGGCACTGCAGACG CCAGTGTTCATTTCCAGCACACTGCAGAGCTCCTCCACAGGCTGGTCACGGTGGACTCCAATTACACACTACAG atCCACCCCGACGAGGGTCACGCGCTCCAATCGGACCAGAGCCGGCAGCACCTGATCAGAACCCTGGTCCGATACTTCCTGGGCTGCCTGCAGAACCCGCGGAGGAGATCTTCAGAGCGACAAGAGGACGAGTACTGA
- the LOC117401134 gene encoding inactive dipeptidyl peptidase 10 isoform X1, producing the protein MMIATTQQNMTREPDLGVSSRPPRNWKGICIAVVVIVVVMSLVILSIILLTPEESRLSLQSRFSLEDLAREDFKVHDPAVAWVSESEVTLRTREGHVIKRNVKTNESTTLVENSTFLTLKASRFQVSPDLRFVLLAYNVQPMHSQSFSASYAIYSVDTREISELNPPEVKRSVLQFASWGPHGNQLVYVFENNIYYQPDASSSAQRLVSTGKEGVLLNGVSDWLYEEEVLQSYAAHWWSGDGARLAYLTINNSATPNMEIPHFLGGAYPSSSRYPYPKAGQPIPTVRLFVVNLYGLAHTLELIPPDSFRTREYYLSMVKWISSTSLAVRWLTRPQSQSALTICEATTGACLEKHKMTSDAWITKQQEEPLFSQDGSTFFLTLAVKQGARGEFQHIALLSTQAAAPMTPSRFLTSGNWDVTSLCALDERRGKIYFLSTENSPRSRHLYSVDVAGVFRRACVTCDLIADCTFFRAQFSPNMTSFTLHCGGPGVPKVSVHQTDDPSNYFILEDNEALEEALRRKRLPETEFQTIPADSYDLQLKLSLPVGYKDRVHPLLLVVDGTPGSQSVTEQFTLDWASVLSSSLGAVLARLDGRGSGNQGQKLQQAVRQKLGSAEVKDHLRAVEWLIQQPYIDHTRIALYGKAYGGYLTLKMLAATDGQFKCAAAFAPITDFSLYDAAFSERYLGLPSKEDGLYAAASLLEEAHRLRDERFLLIHGTADASVHFQHTAELLHRLVTVDSNYTLQIHPDEGHALQSDQSRQHLIRTLVRYFLGCLQNPRRRSSERQEDEY; encoded by the exons ATGATGATCGCCACCACTCAGCAAAACATGACCAGGGAGCCG GACCTGGGGGTCTCGAGCCGTCCGCCGCGGAACTGGAAGGGTATTTGCATCGCTGTGGTGGTCATCGTGGTGGTCATGTCCCTCGTCATCCTCTCCATCATCCTGCTCACCCCCG AAGAGTCTCGCCTCTCTCTGCAATCCCGATTCTCCCTGGAGGACCTGGCGAGGGAGGATTTCAAAGTTCACGACCCCGCCGTGGCCTGGGTCAGCG AGTCCGAGGTCACACTGCGCACCAGGGAGGGTCATGTGATCAAACGCAACGTGAAAACCAACGAAAGCACAACGCTGGTGGAGAACAGCACCTtt CTCACGCTGAAGGCCTCGCGGTTTCAAGTTTCTCCAGACCTGCGCTTCGTCCTGCTGGCCTACAACGTGCAGCCG ATGCACTCCCAGTCTTTCTCAGCCTCCTATGCCATCTACAGCGTGGATACCAG GGAGATCTCGGAGCTCAACCCCCCCGAAGTGAAGCGATCCGTCCTGCAGTTCGCATCCTGGGGACCTCACGGCAACCAGCTG GTGTATGTCTTTGAGAACAATATCTACTACCAGCCCGATGCGTCCAGCAGCGCCCAGCGCCTCGTCTCCACCGGCAAGGAAGGGGTTCTTCTCAACGGGGTCTCCGACTGGCTGTACGAAG AGGAGGTGCTCCAATCATACGCAGCGCACTGGTGGTCAGGTGACGGGGCGCGGCTGGCCTATCTGACCATAAACAACTCGGCCACGCCCAACATGGAAATACCTCACTTCCTGGGCGGAGCCTACCCTTCCAGCAGCCGCTACCCCTACCCCAAA GCAGGCCAGCCCATCCCCACAGTCAGGCTCTTCGTGGTGAACCTGTACGGATTGGCGCACACACTGGAGCTCATCCCTCCAGACTCCTTCAGGACCAG AGAGTACTACCTTTCTATGGTGAAGTGGATCAGCAGCACCAGTCTGGCAGTGCGATGGTTAACCCGTCCCCAGAGCCAATCAGCGCTCACCATCTGCGAGGCCACCACGGGGGCATGCCTGGAG AAACACAAAATGACCTCAGATGCCTGGATCACTAAACAG CAGGAGGAGCCCTTGTTCTCCCAGGACGGCTCCACGTTCTTTCTGACTCTCGCGGTGAAGCAGGGAGCCAGGGGGGAGTTCCAGCACATCGCCCTGCTCAGCACCCAG gCTGCAGCCCCCATGACCCCCTCTCGCTTCTTGACGTCTGGAAACTGGGACGTGACGTCCCTCTGCGCGCTTGACGAGCGGCGCGGAAAAAT CTACTTCCTGAGTACAGAGAACTCTCCACGGAGCCGACACCTGTACAG CGTGGACGTAGCTGGGGTGTTCCGGAGGGCCTGTGTGACCTGTGACCTCATCGCTGACTGCACATTCTTCAGAGCGCAGTTCAGCCCCAACATGACCAGCTTCACGCTGCACTGCGGAG GACCGGGGGTCCCCAAGGTCTCCGTGCACCAGACTGACGACCCCAGCA ATTACTTCATCCTGGAAGACAATGAGGCCCTGGAGGAGGCACTGAGGAGGAAGAGGCTTCCAGAGACGGAGTTCCAGACCATCCCCGCGGACAgctacg ATCTGCAGCTGAAGCTGTCCCTGCCAGTGGGGTACAAGGACCGAGTGCACCCCCTCCTCCTCGTTGT TGACGGCACTCCGGGGAGTCAATCCGTGACGGAACAGTTCACGCTGGACTGGGCCTCGGTTCTGTCCAGCTCTCTCGGGGCGGTTCTGGCCCGGCTGGATGGCAGGGGAAGCGGGAACCAGGGCCAGAAGCTGCAGCAGGCGGTCCGGCAGAAACTGGGATCGGCCGAGGTCAAGGACCACCTGAGAGCAGTGGA GTGGTTGATACAGCAGCCTTACATCGACCACACAAGGATTGCTCTGTATGGGAAG gcgTACGGTGGATATTTAACTCTTAAGATGCTGGCAGCGACAGATGGTCAGTTTAAATGTGCGGCTGCGTTCGCTCCTATCACTGACTTCAGTCTCTACG ACGCAGCGTTTTCTGAGCGCTATCTCGGCCTGCCTTCCAAGGAAGACGGTTTGTACGCA GCTGCCTCGCTGCTAGAGGAGGCTCACAGACTGAGAGACGAGCGTTTCCTTCTGATCCACGGCACTGCAGACG CCAGTGTTCATTTCCAGCACACTGCAGAGCTCCTCCACAGGCTGGTCACGGTGGACTCCAATTACACACTACAG atCCACCCCGACGAGGGTCACGCGCTCCAATCGGACCAGAGCCGGCAGCACCTGATCAGAACCCTGGTCCGATACTTCCTGGGCTGCCTGCAGAACCCGCGGAGGAGATCTTCAGAGCGACAAGAGGACGAGTACTGA
- the LOC117401134 gene encoding inactive dipeptidyl peptidase 10 isoform X4 — protein sequence MMIATTQQNMTREPDLGVSSRPPRNWKGICIAVVVIVVVMSLVILSIILLTPEESRLSLQSRFSLEDLAREDFKVHDPAVAWVSESEVTLRTREGHVIKRNVKTNESTTLVENSTFLTLKASRFQVSPDLRFVLLAYNVQPMHSQSFSASYAIYSVDTREISELNPPEVKRSVLQFASWGPHGNQLVYVFENNIYYQPDASSSAQRLVSTGKEGVLLNGVSDWLYEEEVLQSYAAHWWSGDGARLAYLTINNSATPNMEIPHFLGGAYPSSSRYPYPKAGQPIPTVRLFVVNLYGLAHTLELIPPDSFRTREYYLSMVKWISSTSLAVRWLTRPQSQSALTICEATTGACLEKHKMTSDAWITKQQEEPLFSQDGSTFFLTLAVKQGARGEFQHIALLSTQAAAPMTPSRFLTSGNWDVTSLCALDERRGKIYFLSTENSPRSRHLYSVDVAGVFRRACVTCDLIADCTFFRAQFSPNMTSFTLHCGDYFILEDNEALEEALRRKRLPETEFQTIPADSYDLQLKLSLPVGYKDRVHPLLLVVDGTPGSQSVTEQFTLDWASVLSSSLGAVLARLDGRGSGNQGQKLQQAVRQKLGSAEVKDHLRAVEWLIQQPYIDHTRIALYGKAYGGYLTLKMLAATDGQFKCAAAFAPITDFSLYDAAFSERYLGLPSKEDGLYAAASLLEEAHRLRDERFLLIHGTADASVHFQHTAELLHRLVTVDSNYTLQIHPDEGHALQSDQSRQHLIRTLVRYFLGCLQNPRRRSSERQEDEY from the exons ATGATGATCGCCACCACTCAGCAAAACATGACCAGGGAGCCG GACCTGGGGGTCTCGAGCCGTCCGCCGCGGAACTGGAAGGGTATTTGCATCGCTGTGGTGGTCATCGTGGTGGTCATGTCCCTCGTCATCCTCTCCATCATCCTGCTCACCCCCG AAGAGTCTCGCCTCTCTCTGCAATCCCGATTCTCCCTGGAGGACCTGGCGAGGGAGGATTTCAAAGTTCACGACCCCGCCGTGGCCTGGGTCAGCG AGTCCGAGGTCACACTGCGCACCAGGGAGGGTCATGTGATCAAACGCAACGTGAAAACCAACGAAAGCACAACGCTGGTGGAGAACAGCACCTtt CTCACGCTGAAGGCCTCGCGGTTTCAAGTTTCTCCAGACCTGCGCTTCGTCCTGCTGGCCTACAACGTGCAGCCG ATGCACTCCCAGTCTTTCTCAGCCTCCTATGCCATCTACAGCGTGGATACCAG GGAGATCTCGGAGCTCAACCCCCCCGAAGTGAAGCGATCCGTCCTGCAGTTCGCATCCTGGGGACCTCACGGCAACCAGCTG GTGTATGTCTTTGAGAACAATATCTACTACCAGCCCGATGCGTCCAGCAGCGCCCAGCGCCTCGTCTCCACCGGCAAGGAAGGGGTTCTTCTCAACGGGGTCTCCGACTGGCTGTACGAAG AGGAGGTGCTCCAATCATACGCAGCGCACTGGTGGTCAGGTGACGGGGCGCGGCTGGCCTATCTGACCATAAACAACTCGGCCACGCCCAACATGGAAATACCTCACTTCCTGGGCGGAGCCTACCCTTCCAGCAGCCGCTACCCCTACCCCAAA GCAGGCCAGCCCATCCCCACAGTCAGGCTCTTCGTGGTGAACCTGTACGGATTGGCGCACACACTGGAGCTCATCCCTCCAGACTCCTTCAGGACCAG AGAGTACTACCTTTCTATGGTGAAGTGGATCAGCAGCACCAGTCTGGCAGTGCGATGGTTAACCCGTCCCCAGAGCCAATCAGCGCTCACCATCTGCGAGGCCACCACGGGGGCATGCCTGGAG AAACACAAAATGACCTCAGATGCCTGGATCACTAAACAG CAGGAGGAGCCCTTGTTCTCCCAGGACGGCTCCACGTTCTTTCTGACTCTCGCGGTGAAGCAGGGAGCCAGGGGGGAGTTCCAGCACATCGCCCTGCTCAGCACCCAG gCTGCAGCCCCCATGACCCCCTCTCGCTTCTTGACGTCTGGAAACTGGGACGTGACGTCCCTCTGCGCGCTTGACGAGCGGCGCGGAAAAAT CTACTTCCTGAGTACAGAGAACTCTCCACGGAGCCGACACCTGTACAG CGTGGACGTAGCTGGGGTGTTCCGGAGGGCCTGTGTGACCTGTGACCTCATCGCTGACTGCACATTCTTCAGAGCGCAGTTCAGCCCCAACATGACCAGCTTCACGCTGCACTGCGGAG ATTACTTCATCCTGGAAGACAATGAGGCCCTGGAGGAGGCACTGAGGAGGAAGAGGCTTCCAGAGACGGAGTTCCAGACCATCCCCGCGGACAgctacg ATCTGCAGCTGAAGCTGTCCCTGCCAGTGGGGTACAAGGACCGAGTGCACCCCCTCCTCCTCGTTGT TGACGGCACTCCGGGGAGTCAATCCGTGACGGAACAGTTCACGCTGGACTGGGCCTCGGTTCTGTCCAGCTCTCTCGGGGCGGTTCTGGCCCGGCTGGATGGCAGGGGAAGCGGGAACCAGGGCCAGAAGCTGCAGCAGGCGGTCCGGCAGAAACTGGGATCGGCCGAGGTCAAGGACCACCTGAGAGCAGTGGA GTGGTTGATACAGCAGCCTTACATCGACCACACAAGGATTGCTCTGTATGGGAAG gcgTACGGTGGATATTTAACTCTTAAGATGCTGGCAGCGACAGATGGTCAGTTTAAATGTGCGGCTGCGTTCGCTCCTATCACTGACTTCAGTCTCTACG ACGCAGCGTTTTCTGAGCGCTATCTCGGCCTGCCTTCCAAGGAAGACGGTTTGTACGCA GCTGCCTCGCTGCTAGAGGAGGCTCACAGACTGAGAGACGAGCGTTTCCTTCTGATCCACGGCACTGCAGACG CCAGTGTTCATTTCCAGCACACTGCAGAGCTCCTCCACAGGCTGGTCACGGTGGACTCCAATTACACACTACAG atCCACCCCGACGAGGGTCACGCGCTCCAATCGGACCAGAGCCGGCAGCACCTGATCAGAACCCTGGTCCGATACTTCCTGGGCTGCCTGCAGAACCCGCGGAGGAGATCTTCAGAGCGACAAGAGGACGAGTACTGA
- the LOC117400923 gene encoding LETM1 domain-containing protein 1, with protein MALSRAGSRGGSAMMLLYRIRQAGLSGGVNNATKCSVLLRSSSQQLCRFSSKAKHSGGWGSLIVSKLRLVNEKYERFLERNFPAFYLLYSTFFRGLRLLLQDGSEVRRIKVKMARQGLSKEQLPYRDMETLRQFRRDIIKALPVALVSIPPFANYLVFVLMYFFPRQVLIRHFWTPKQQVEFQQVYHGQRARLYPRLVNDLTRTAPKVSDRDLQSQLLQLCNKVQGGAHPGISEIQAVRHLFTGPPLGMKRLQVEHMRCLSSLFFLTSRLPAALIRRRLWSHSVELLQLDRALSMLGLHQLSEPELRSACYLRGLNSTCLSTTQCREWLYQWLQLSTRLKDSEASLLLHSMVLLAMNYPSRS; from the exons ATGGCGCTGTCCAGGGCCGGGAGCCGTGGCGGTTCTGCAATGATGTTGTTATACAGAATCCGGCAGGCTGGACTCTCGGGCGGCGTTAACAACGCCACAAAATGCTCTGTCCTGCTCAG GTCCAGCAGCCAGCAGTTATGTCGGTTTTCCTCCAAAGCCAAGCACAGCGGGGGCTGGGGCTCCCTCATCGTGAGCAAGCTGAGGCTCGTCAACGAGAAATACGAGCGATTCCTAGAGAGGAACTTCCCTGCTTTTTACCTGCTCTACTCCACCTTCTTCAGAG GGCTCCGGCTGCTCCTGCAGGATGGCTCGGAGGTGCGCAGGATCAAGGTGAAGATGGCGAGGCAGGGCCTGAGCAAGGAGCAGCTCCCGTACCGTGACATGGAGACGCTGCGCCAG TTCCGGAGAGACATCATAAAAGCTCTTCCTGTGGCCCTGGTCTCCATCCCTCCCTTCGCTAACTACCTGGTGTTCGTGTTGAT GTACTTCTTTCCTCGGCAGGTTCTGATCCGACACTTCTGGACCCCGAAGCAGCAGGTTGAGTTCCAGCAGGTGTATCACGGCCAGCGGGCCCGGCTGTACCCGCGGCTCGTCAACGATCTCACCAGAACCGCACCGAAGGTGTCGGACCGGGACCTGCAGAGCCAACTGCTCCAGCTCTGCAACAAG GTGCAGGGGGGCGCTCACCCTGGTATCAGTGAGATCCAGGCCGTGCGGCACCTCTTCACCGGACCCCCCCTGGGGATGAAGCGTCTCCAGGTGGAGCACATG cGCTGCCTCAGCTCTCTCTTCTTCCTGACGTCCCGCCTCCCCGCCGCTCTGATTCGCCGCCGGCTCTGGAGTCACTCCGTGGAGCTGCTGCAGCTGGACCGCGCGCTGAGCATGCTGGGATTGCACCAGCTCTCCGAACCCGAGCTCAGAAGC GCGTGTTACCTGCGTGGTCTGAACTCCACGTGTCTCAGCACGACCCAGTGTCGAGAGTGGCTCTACCAGTGGCTGCAGCTCTCCACGAGACTCAAAG ATTCGGAGGCTTCTCTGCTGCTCCACAGCATGGTCCTGCTCGCCATGAACTACCCAAGCCGTTCCTGA